The Arctopsyche grandis isolate Sample6627 chromosome 7, ASM5162203v2, whole genome shotgun sequence genome includes a window with the following:
- the LOC143914582 gene encoding hairy/enhancer-of-split related with YRPW motif protein-like produces MMSRKKRRGVIEKKRRDRINTSLTELKRLVPSALEKQGSAKLEKAEILQLTVDHLKMLHAKGVDSFAYDPQRYAMDYHSIGFRECASEVARYLVSCEGLDIQDPLRLRLMSHLQCFAAQRELASKSCSAPSYPHAYPTYPQVPSTQPYPHAHAPLSAPPAPHAPIHDHHGYSEGSVSSAPPPAPLPTTSTANYPPSTYHHSAPPPPHHQYAQSGSKPYRPWGAELAY; encoded by the exons ATGATGTCCAGAAAGAAGCGACGAGGAGTCATCGAGAAGAAACGACGCGACAGAATCAACACTTCCTTGACGGAGCTGAAAAGACTAGTTCCTTCAGCCTTGGAAAAACAAGGATCAGCCAAATTAGAGAAAGCGGAAATCCTCCAGCTAACTGTCGACCATCTGAAAATGCTCCACGCAAAAG GTGTGGATTCCTTCGCATATGATCCTCAACGATACGCTATGGACTACCATAGCATAGGATTTAGAGAATGCGCTTCGGAAGTAGCTCGTTACCTCGTCAGCTGTGAAGGATTGGACATCCAAGATCCTCTTCGTCTACGGCTCATGAGTCACCTGCAATGTTTTGCAGCACAAAGGGAATTGGCATCGAAATCATGCAGTGCTCCTTCTTATCCTCACGCTTATCCCACATATCCTCAAGTGCCCAGCACCCAACCCTATCCTCACGCACATGCTCCACTTAGTGCACCTCCAGCTCCACATGCTCCTATACACGATCACCATGGATATTCTGAAGGTTCAGTATCGTCAGCGCCACCCCCAGCACCATTACCCACCACCAGCACAGCCAACTATCCACCATCGACGTATCACCATTCTGCACCACCACCACCCCATCACCAATATGCTCAAAGCGGCTCAAAGCCGTACAGACCATGGGGTGCCGAATTGGCCTACTGA
- the LOC143914197 gene encoding saccharopine dehydrogenase-like oxidoreductase → MTDRFGIVIFGASGFTGKHAVEEVHRLAKNDRTLSWAIAGRSQSKLEKIIKDLQDKTGDDLTKIKILIADVSDADSLKDMTKQATVVVNCCGPYHIYGEALIQACIETSTNHVDVSGEPAYMEKIQLHYNEAAEKAGIYIVSACGFDSIPADMGVIFLQQKFKGQLNSAETYLENSVDSEYYKFGDVSLNFGTWESLVYGIAEEKNMGSLRRQLYPQKLPQMLPKLKSRYIIHKSNIVNKWCLPFPGPDGSVVYRSQRYLYETEEKRPVQMSAYIAFPSLFTLLVVLFVFANIAVMAQFGFGRKLLLKHPRLFSLGFVSHEGPTEECMNNTKFTLSLYGQGWDEKEVDVNGKPTTKSMTVRVSGTNPAYGSTVTALIYSGITILKEADKMPGKGGVIAPGAAFAKTSLIENLNKNNLTFEVVD, encoded by the exons ATGACAGACCGGTTTGGAATTGTTATATTCGGTGCAAGTGGCTTCACAGGAAAGCACGCTGTAGAAGAAGTACACAGATTAGCGAAAAACGATAGGACGTTAAGTTGGGCTATCGCTGGACGTTCTCaatcaaaattggaaaaaatcatcaaaGACTTACAGGATAAAACTG GTGACgacctaacaaaaataaaaattttgatcgCCGACGTAAGTGACGCAGATTCTCTAAAAGACATGACAAAACAAGCAACTGTGGTCGTCAACTGCTGCGGCCCATATCACATTTATGGCGAGGCTTTAATCCAAGCCTGTATTGAAACAAGCACCAATCATGTAGACGTCAGCGGAGAACCTGCT tatatGGAAAAAATACAATTGCACTATAATGAAGCCGCAGAAAAAGCCGGGATTTATATAGTCAGTGCTTGCGGATTTGACAGTATTCCTGCCGATATGGGAGTCATATTTTTGCAACAAAAGTTTAAAGGCCAGTTGAACTCTGCTGAAACTTATTTGGAGAATTCCGTTGATTCTGAATACTATAAATTTGGAGATGTTTCTTTAAATTTCGGTACATGGGAATCTTTGGTGTATGGAATAGCCGAAGAGAAGAACATGGGATCATTACGCCGGCAATTATATCCGCAAAAATTACCGCAAATGCTTCCGAAATTAAAATCCAG GTATATTATTCATAAAAGCAACATCGTAAACAAATGGTGTTTGCCTTTCCCGGGACCTGATGGTTCAGTGGTTTATCGATCTCAGAGATATTTGTACGAAACAGAAGAGAAACGTCCAGTTCAAATGTCTGCTTACATTGCTTTTCCATCGTTGTTCACCTTGTTGGTGGTTTTGTTCGTATTCGCTAATATTGCAGTGATGGCTCAATTCGGATTTGGCAGAAAACTGTTGCTGAAGCACCCTAGATTGTTCTCTTTGGGTTTTGTTTCGCACGAGGGTCCTACAGAAGAGTGCATGAATAATACCAAGTTCACTTTGTCACTTTATGGACAAGGATGGGATGAAAAAGAAGTAGATGTGAACGGAAAACCAACTACGAAATCAATGACAGTTAGA GTTTCCGGTACCAATCCTGCGTATGGATCTACGGTGACGGCTTTAATATATTCTGGAATCACGATTTTGAAAGAAGCTGACAAAATGCCtggaaa AGGTGGAGTTATAGCACCGGGAGCCGCCTTCGCCAAGACCTCTCTGAttgaaaatctaaataaaaataatttgacatttgaaGTTGTTGATTAA
- the LOC143914806 gene encoding ectoderm-neural cortex protein 1-like, producing MIEIKANPDFTRNRLDYLYDAMIDRKYTDVFFSVRTRSFFAHMVVLSACSDYFTKNEYKLSATFSDFEYPVIEAMLKYCYTGKIKIDEKHFENFRKLADKLEIKNISPRYKTIDKKNCLEVLTLSDDPTSKEKAMELTISNFKTWHKTSDFLSLPVSVLSEILKSEDTNTESEEDIFESVKLWVNSDKANRRSGLAELFSSVKLSLLSTKFLVSEVADFVSSYPECNTIFKQALQSNMCLNQKESLPRQRKVKIALIGGEDTDTGNTIDIYDGNKWTLSRDFNFDRESYASAIIDDWIMIIGGWKSGAVSSVDYVDLKDGQKQSLKPLNESRYNLSAVTLCFDSSTDVYAIGGYGLKGPLSSVERWTMKTKNWDANVAPLLQAVYFHQASVIGDRIYVTGGKAMKNGKYITTNEVQMYSVESNSWAYRAPMIHGRQSHSSVTFKGRLYVGGGHDLQTKTVLNSVEVFDPVANMWQSYCKLPMPVRYHSFSYFRNKLLFMGGYDGEIKLDNVWEYDDKNDSWKALPNPNKKRSEAIAILIPYDSVV from the exons ATGATCGAAATAAAGGCTAATCCAGACTTTACAAGAAACCGACTCGACTATTTGTACGATGCAATGATAGATCGAAAGTACACTGATGTATTTTTCTCTGTTCGCACCCGGAG CTTTTTCGCACACATGGTAGTCCTGTCGGCATGCAGTGACTACTTCACGAAAAATGAATACAAATTGAGTGCTACTTTTTCCGATTTCGAGTACCCAGTCATCGAGGCAATGCTAAAGTATTGCTACACGGGTAAAATAA AAATCGATGAAAAGCACTTCGAAAATTTCCGCAAGCTAGCCGACAAGTtggaaatcaaaaatatttcccCTCGATACAAAACAATcgacaaaaaaaattgtctagAGGTTTTGACGCTGTCAGATGACCCAACGTCGAAAGAAAAGGCGATGGAGTTGACCATTTCAAACTTTAAAACT TGGCACAAAACCTCAGACTTCCTCAGTTTGCCAGTCTCCGTCCTGTCCGAGATCCTGAAGTCCGAAGATACAAACACAGAATCGGAAGAAGACATCTTTGAGTCTGTGAAATTGTGGGTGAATTCGGATAAAGCGAACCGTAGAAGTGGATTGGCTGAGCTATTCAGTAGTGTAAAGCTTTCGTTGCTCTCGACGAAG tttttggtCTCGGAAGTAGCGGATTTCGTTTCTTCGTATCCAGAGTGTAATACGATTTTTAAACAAGCGCTCCAATCAAATATGTGTTTAAACCAAAAAGAGAGTCTTCCTCGCCAACGAAAGGTGAAAATTGCACTAATCGGAGGGGAGGATACAGAT ACAGGAAACACCATTGACATATATGATGGAAACAAATGGACCTTATCGAgagattttaattttgatagagAGTCGTATGCATCTGCTATCATTGACGATTGGATCATGATCATCGGTGGATGGAAATCTGGAGCAGTTTCTTCC GTGGACTATGTTGATTTGAAAGATGGTCAGAAACAGTCATTGAAGCCATTAAATGAAAGCCGCTACAACTTATCGGCAGTGACACTTTGTTTCGATTCGTCCACTGATGTATACGCTATAGGAGGCTATGGTCTTAAAGGTCCTCTGTCATCGGTGGAAAG ATGGACAATGAAGACAAAGAACTGGGATGCGAACGTAGCTCCATTATTGCAGGCTGTATATTTCCATCAAGCTTCTGTCATCGGCGACAGAATTTACGTGACAGGAGGGAAAGCAATGAAAAACGGAAAATATATAACCACTAATGAAGTTCAAATGTACTCAGTAGAGTCCAATTCATGGGCTTATCGTGCTCCGATGATTCATGGCAGGCAAAGTCATTcg AGCGTAACATTCAAAGGAAGGCTTTATGTTGGTGGTGGTCACGATTTACAAACAAAGACTGTTTTAAATAGTGTCGAAGTTTTCGACCCAGTTGCGAATATGTGGCAATCTTATTGCAAACTACCAATGCCTGTACGATATCATAGCTTTTCCTATTTTCGAAACAAGCTGCTATTCAtgg gtgGATATGATGGAGAAATTAAACTCGACAATGTTTGGGAATATGACGACAAAAACGACAGCTGGAAAGCTTTGCCAAATCCCAACAAAAAAAGAAGTGAAGCAATTGCAATCCTTATACCATATGATTCCGTCGTTTGA